One part of the Streptomyces ferrugineus genome encodes these proteins:
- a CDS encoding sugar ABC transporter permease, with protein MSIEKTTATSGAPEDHVVENPEAAPGADVAVDPRLLVREQGLAGYVTEFKRKLKAGDLGSVPVVIGLAIIWIIFQSLNSNFLTAGNLSDISVAMVGTGMIAVGIVFVLLLGEIDLSVGSVSGVAGATFAVLSVTHGMTEWLAFVLAILTGTAAGAIHGFFFARVGVPAFAVTLAGLLFWQGFMLQILGSNGTINLDSDGLVANLTSYYFTDVAAAYGLAIVATAGYFLAAFLENRRREAAGVPSRPLSEIIVRTGLLAVLTFAVAIVYNQYKGLPLAVVLFLAVLLITDFVLRRTAYGRKVFALGGSVEASRRAGINVELIRISVFAIAGTFAAIGGLFVASKIASANQGAGTGEFLMNVIAAAVIGGTSLFGGRGRTWNALLGVLVIVSIQYGLALEGIASPVQYMITGGVLLTTVVIDAVTRRTQRTAGRA; from the coding sequence GTGAGCATCGAAAAGACCACGGCGACTTCGGGGGCTCCCGAAGACCACGTCGTGGAGAACCCCGAGGCGGCGCCCGGCGCCGACGTCGCCGTCGACCCCCGGCTGCTGGTGCGCGAACAGGGCCTCGCGGGCTACGTCACCGAGTTCAAGCGGAAGCTGAAGGCGGGTGACCTGGGTTCCGTCCCGGTCGTCATCGGTCTGGCGATCATCTGGATCATCTTCCAGAGCCTGAACTCCAACTTCCTCACCGCGGGCAACCTGTCCGACATCTCCGTCGCCATGGTCGGCACGGGCATGATCGCCGTCGGCATCGTGTTCGTGCTGCTGCTCGGCGAGATCGATCTGTCGGTCGGCTCGGTCTCCGGCGTCGCGGGCGCCACCTTCGCGGTGCTGAGCGTCACCCACGGCATGACCGAGTGGCTCGCCTTCGTGCTGGCCATCCTCACCGGCACGGCCGCCGGCGCGATCCACGGCTTCTTCTTCGCGAGGGTCGGCGTCCCCGCCTTCGCCGTGACGCTGGCCGGTCTGCTGTTCTGGCAGGGCTTCATGCTCCAGATCCTGGGCAGCAACGGCACCATCAACCTCGACTCCGACGGTCTGGTCGCCAACCTCACCAGCTACTACTTCACCGACGTGGCCGCCGCCTACGGCCTGGCGATCGTCGCGACCGCCGGGTACTTCCTCGCCGCCTTCCTCGAGAACCGCCGCCGCGAAGCCGCCGGTGTGCCGTCCCGTCCACTGAGCGAGATCATCGTGCGGACCGGGCTGCTCGCCGTCCTGACGTTCGCCGTGGCCATCGTCTACAACCAGTACAAGGGTCTGCCGCTGGCCGTGGTGCTCTTCCTCGCGGTCCTGCTGATCACGGACTTCGTGCTGCGCCGCACCGCCTACGGCCGTAAGGTCTTCGCGCTCGGCGGCAGCGTCGAGGCCTCCCGCCGTGCCGGTATCAACGTGGAGCTGATCCGGATCTCGGTCTTCGCGATCGCCGGCACCTTCGCCGCGATCGGCGGCCTCTTCGTCGCCTCGAAGATCGCCTCCGCCAACCAGGGCGCGGGGACCGGTGAGTTCCTGATGAACGTCATCGCCGCGGCCGTGATCGGCGGAACCTCGCTCTTCGGCGGCCGGGGCCGCACGTGGAACGCCCTGCTCGGTGTCCTCGTGATCGTCTCGATCCAGTACGGCCTGGCCCTGGAGGGCATCGCCTCCCCCGTCCAGTACATGATCACCGGCGGTGTTCTGCTGACGACCGTCGTCATCGACGCGGTCACCCGGCGGACGCAGCGGACCGCCGGTCGCGCGTAA
- a CDS encoding ATP-binding cassette domain-containing protein: MVHVSATPVLALRGVSKRFGAVQALTDVELEVHAGEVVALVGDNGAGKSTLVKTIAGVHPIDEGVIEWDGKAVTINRPHDAQNLGIATVYQDLALCDNIDVVGNLYLGREVRKRGVLDEVEMERRSRELLDTLSIRIPSVRIPIASLSGGQRQTVAIARSMLGEPKLVILDEPTAALGVEQTAQVLDLVERLRERGHAVILISHNMADVKAVADKVAVLRLGRNNGVFEVKSTSQEEIISAITGATDNAVTRRAARSNGEGQK, encoded by the coding sequence ATGGTTCACGTGTCCGCTACGCCCGTGCTGGCGTTGCGCGGGGTCTCCAAGCGCTTCGGTGCCGTTCAGGCGCTCACCGACGTAGAGCTTGAGGTCCACGCCGGTGAGGTGGTCGCCCTGGTCGGCGACAACGGCGCCGGAAAGTCCACGCTGGTCAAGACAATCGCCGGCGTACACCCCATCGATGAGGGCGTCATCGAGTGGGACGGCAAGGCCGTAACGATCAACAGGCCGCACGACGCCCAGAACCTGGGCATCGCGACCGTCTACCAGGACCTCGCGCTGTGCGACAACATCGACGTCGTCGGCAACCTCTACCTGGGCCGGGAGGTCCGCAAGCGCGGAGTCCTGGACGAGGTCGAGATGGAGCGCCGCTCCCGCGAGCTGCTGGACACGCTGTCGATCCGCATCCCCAGCGTCCGTATCCCGATCGCGTCGCTCTCCGGCGGTCAGCGCCAGACCGTGGCCATCGCCCGCTCCATGCTGGGCGAGCCCAAGCTGGTCATCCTCGACGAGCCCACCGCCGCCCTCGGAGTCGAGCAGACCGCCCAGGTCCTCGACCTGGTGGAGCGGCTGCGCGAGCGCGGCCACGCCGTGATCCTCATCAGCCACAACATGGCCGATGTCAAGGCGGTGGCCGACAAGGTCGCCGTCCTGCGCCTCGGGCGCAACAACGGCGTCTTCGAGGTCAAGTCGACCTCGCAGGAAGAGATCATCTCCGCCATCACCGGCGCCACGGACAACGCCGTGACCCGTCGTGCGGCGCGCAGCAATGGGGAGGGCCAGAAGTGA
- a CDS encoding substrate-binding domain-containing protein: MRRAAVAVAAGAMAISLAACGSAEEAGGDNDSTASAAKGDDIKVGLLLPENQTARYEKFDRPLIEKKIGELTNGKGEVVYANAKQDASQQAQQVESMITNKVDVIILDAVDSAAIKSSVQKAKDAGIPVVAYDRLAQGPIDAYTSFDNVTVGKTQGEALLKALGDKAKDGQIVMMNGSSTDPNAAQFKEGAHSVLDGKVNVGKEYDTKEWKPENANANMEGAISAIGKDKIIGVYSANDGMAGGIITALKAAGIADVPVTGQDAELAGVQRIVTGEQYMSVYKPYAPEADAAAEMAVALAQGKSLDSIAKDKVDSPTNQGIPSVLVDVTSLTKDNIKDTVIKDGVYTVNEICTAKYKAACEKIGLE; encoded by the coding sequence ATGCGTCGTGCCGCCGTTGCCGTTGCCGCTGGTGCGATGGCCATCTCGCTGGCTGCCTGTGGCAGCGCCGAGGAAGCGGGCGGCGACAACGACTCGACCGCCTCCGCGGCCAAGGGTGACGACATCAAGGTCGGTCTCCTGCTCCCGGAGAACCAGACGGCTCGCTACGAGAAGTTCGACCGGCCGCTCATCGAGAAGAAGATCGGTGAGCTGACGAACGGCAAGGGCGAGGTCGTCTACGCCAACGCCAAGCAGGACGCCAGTCAGCAGGCCCAGCAGGTCGAGTCGATGATCACCAACAAGGTCGACGTGATCATCCTGGACGCGGTGGACTCCGCGGCCATCAAGTCCTCGGTGCAGAAGGCCAAGGACGCGGGCATCCCGGTCGTCGCCTACGACCGCCTCGCGCAGGGCCCGATCGACGCCTACACCTCGTTCGACAACGTGACGGTCGGCAAGACCCAGGGCGAGGCCCTCCTCAAGGCCCTTGGCGACAAGGCCAAGGACGGCCAGATCGTCATGATGAACGGCTCCTCCACCGACCCGAACGCCGCCCAGTTCAAGGAGGGCGCGCACTCCGTCCTCGACGGCAAGGTGAACGTCGGCAAGGAGTACGACACCAAGGAGTGGAAGCCGGAGAACGCCAACGCCAACATGGAGGGCGCGATCTCCGCGATCGGCAAGGACAAGATCATCGGCGTCTACTCCGCCAATGACGGCATGGCCGGTGGCATCATCACCGCCCTCAAGGCCGCCGGGATCGCGGACGTTCCGGTGACCGGTCAGGACGCCGAACTCGCCGGTGTGCAGCGCATCGTCACCGGGGAGCAGTACATGAGCGTCTACAAGCCGTACGCCCCCGAGGCCGACGCCGCCGCCGAGATGGCCGTCGCGCTCGCCCAGGGCAAGTCGCTCGACTCCATCGCCAAGGACAAGGTCGACAGCCCGACGAACCAGGGCATCCCGTCGGTCCTGGTCGACGTCACCTCGCTGACCAAGGACAACATCAAGGACACCGTCATCAAGGACGGCGTCTACACGGTGAACGAGATCTGCACCGCCAAGTACAAGGCGGCCTGCGAGAAGATCGGCCTCGAGTAA